One window from the genome of Pseudonocardia hierapolitana encodes:
- the nuoI gene encoding NADH-quinone oxidoreductase subunit NuoI translates to MFDFFKGFGVTFGTMFKKVVTEEYPEDFPPAAPRYHGRHQLNRHPDGLEKCVGCELCAWACPADAIYVEGGDNTEEERYSPGERYGAIYQINYLRCIGCGLCIEACPTRSLTMTNFYELADDNRQDLIYTKEQLLAPLLPGMEQPPHPMRLGDNEQDYYVQGPVLARKGAENDPVGEQVK, encoded by the coding sequence ATGTTCGACTTCTTCAAGGGCTTCGGCGTCACCTTCGGGACGATGTTCAAGAAGGTCGTCACCGAGGAGTACCCGGAGGACTTCCCGCCCGCCGCGCCGCGCTACCACGGCCGGCACCAGCTCAACCGGCACCCGGACGGGCTGGAGAAGTGCGTGGGCTGCGAGCTGTGCGCATGGGCGTGTCCCGCCGACGCGATCTACGTGGAGGGCGGCGACAACACCGAGGAGGAGCGCTACTCGCCCGGTGAGCGCTACGGCGCGATCTACCAGATCAACTACCTGCGCTGCATCGGCTGCGGCCTGTGCATCGAGGCCTGCCCCACGCGGTCGCTCACGATGACCAACTTCTACGAGCTGGCCGACGACAACCGGCAGGACCTGATCTACACCAAGGAGCAGTTGCTCGCGCCGCTGCTGCCCGGCATGGAGCAGCCGCCGCACCCGATGCGGCTGGGCGACAACGAGCAGGACTACTACGTGCAGGGTCCGGTGCTCGCCCGCAAGGGAGCCGAGAACGACCCGGTGGGGGAGCAGGTCAAGTGA
- a CDS encoding NADH-quinone oxidoreductase subunit J: MTLDLLAQAAPAGDVVSTGEAITFWVLGPLALLGALGMVFARNAVHSALGLIGTMFSLAILYIVQQAPFLGFVQIIVYTGAVMMLFLFVLMLVGRDSSDSVVEVLRGQRLAALALGVGLAVLLVATVGRSLTSVTPVGLAAGGAGSSGNVTGLGALIFTDYLFAFELTSALLITAALGAMVLGYAQGRGHAKRGQRATVEARLRGEHDRISPLPGPGVYATGNSVAVPAVLPDGSIAPESISAIIDATPVREIEDEPGPDAHALTGGRAEHDETAEESK, encoded by the coding sequence GTGACTCTCGATCTCCTCGCCCAGGCCGCGCCCGCGGGCGACGTCGTCAGCACCGGCGAGGCCATCACGTTCTGGGTCCTCGGCCCGCTCGCCCTGCTCGGCGCGCTCGGCATGGTGTTCGCCCGCAACGCCGTGCACTCCGCGCTCGGGCTGATCGGCACGATGTTCAGCCTGGCGATCCTCTACATCGTGCAGCAGGCGCCGTTCCTGGGCTTCGTGCAGATCATCGTCTACACCGGCGCCGTGATGATGCTGTTCCTGTTCGTCCTGATGCTGGTCGGACGGGACAGCTCGGACTCGGTCGTCGAGGTGCTGCGCGGGCAGCGGCTCGCGGCGCTCGCACTGGGCGTCGGGCTGGCGGTGCTGCTGGTGGCCACCGTCGGCCGCTCGCTCACCTCGGTCACCCCGGTCGGCCTCGCCGCCGGCGGCGCCGGCTCCTCCGGCAACGTCACGGGGCTCGGCGCGCTGATCTTCACCGACTACCTGTTCGCCTTCGAGCTCACCTCGGCGCTGCTCATCACGGCGGCGCTGGGCGCCATGGTGCTGGGGTACGCGCAGGGCCGCGGCCACGCCAAGCGCGGGCAGCGGGCCACCGTGGAGGCGCGGCTGCGCGGCGAGCACGACCGGATCTCCCCGCTGCCCGGCCCCGGCGTCTACGCCACCGGCAACTCGGTCGCGGTGCCGGCCGTGCTGCCCGACGGCTCGATCGCGCCGGAGTCCATCTCCGCGATCATCGACGCCACTCCGGTGCGCGAGATCGAGGACGAGCCCGGCCCCGACGCCCACGCCCTCACCGGCGGCCGCGCCGAGCACGACGAAACCGCCGAGGAGTCCAAGTGA
- the nuoK gene encoding NADH-quinone oxidoreductase subunit NuoK, with amino-acid sequence MTPTYYLLLSALLFSIGAVGVLVRRNAIVVFMCIELMLNAVNLSLVTFARIHGELDGQVMAFFVMVVAAAEVVVGLAIIMSIFRTRRTASIDDANLLKY; translated from the coding sequence GTGACCCCCACCTACTACCTGCTGCTCTCCGCGCTGCTGTTCTCGATCGGCGCGGTCGGCGTGCTGGTGCGGCGCAACGCGATCGTCGTGTTCATGTGCATCGAGCTGATGCTGAACGCCGTCAACCTCTCGCTGGTCACGTTCGCCCGCATCCACGGCGAGCTCGACGGCCAGGTCATGGCGTTCTTCGTGATGGTGGTGGCCGCGGCGGAGGTCGTCGTCGGTCTCGCGATCATCATGTCGATCTTCCGCACCCGCCGGACCGCGTCGATCGACGACGCGAACCTGCTCAAGTACTGA
- the nuoL gene encoding NADH-quinone oxidoreductase subunit L → MASLAWLLFALPAAGALVLFVLGRRADAWGHWLGALTVAGSFVIGLLIFLETAGLAPEERTRELSLFQWIAVGDLSVDFGMRLDPLSLTFVLLITGVGGLIHLYAVGYMAPHGDGEPSDASARRRFFAQFNLFVTAMLLLVLGNNFVMLYLGWEGVGLASYLLIGFYQDRPSAATAAKKAFLMNRVGDVGLALAIFLLWTNLGTLQYTEVFERIGEIDGGTIIAITVLLLLGACGKSGQFPLQAWLPDAMEGPTPVSALIHAATMVTAGVYLIARTSPIYNLTETGRLVVALVGVITLLIGAIIGCAYDDIKKVLAYSTVSQIGYMILAVGLGPAGYALGIFHLLTHGFFKAGLFLGAGSVMHAMHDDVDMRRYGGLARYMPITFVTFGLGYLALIGFPFLSGYFSKDEIIAASFGQPGWQGWVFGGAATLAAGLTAFYMTRLMFMTFFGEKRWEKLKSADGHDYHPHESPAVMTLPMIVLAFGSVGAGFLLNYNHVLVDWLAPSLGELEEPHGGAIAHEYVPFLVVGFSALGVLIAWLTVGRRPTPVERPEPVALPVRAARKDLYANAINEALIARPGTWLARALVYLDNRGVDGVVNGTAALLGGSSGRLRRLQTGFVRSYALSMLGGGVLVVAALLAVRFA, encoded by the coding sequence ATGGCCTCGCTCGCCTGGCTGCTGTTCGCGCTCCCCGCGGCGGGTGCGCTCGTGCTGTTCGTCCTCGGGCGGCGCGCGGACGCGTGGGGTCACTGGCTGGGCGCGCTCACGGTGGCCGGGTCGTTCGTGATCGGCCTGCTGATCTTCCTGGAGACGGCGGGGCTCGCGCCCGAGGAACGCACCCGGGAGCTGTCGCTCTTCCAGTGGATCGCCGTCGGCGACCTCTCCGTCGACTTCGGGATGCGGCTCGACCCGCTGTCGCTCACGTTCGTGCTGCTCATCACCGGCGTCGGTGGGCTGATCCACCTGTACGCCGTCGGGTACATGGCACCGCACGGTGACGGCGAGCCAAGCGACGCATCGGCGCGCAGGCGGTTCTTCGCGCAGTTCAACCTGTTCGTCACGGCGATGCTGCTGCTGGTACTCGGCAACAACTTCGTGATGCTCTACCTCGGCTGGGAGGGCGTCGGCCTGGCGTCCTACCTGCTGATCGGCTTCTACCAGGACCGCCCGTCGGCCGCCACGGCCGCGAAGAAGGCGTTCCTGATGAACCGCGTCGGTGACGTCGGGCTCGCGCTCGCGATCTTCCTGCTCTGGACGAACCTGGGCACGCTGCAGTACACCGAGGTCTTCGAGCGGATCGGCGAGATCGACGGCGGCACGATCATCGCGATCACCGTGCTGCTGCTGCTCGGGGCGTGCGGCAAGTCCGGCCAGTTCCCGCTGCAGGCATGGCTCCCGGACGCGATGGAGGGCCCCACGCCGGTCTCGGCGCTGATCCACGCGGCAACGATGGTCACCGCGGGCGTCTACCTCATCGCGCGCACGAGCCCGATCTACAACCTGACCGAGACCGGGCGGCTGGTCGTCGCGCTGGTCGGCGTGATCACCCTGCTGATCGGGGCGATCATCGGCTGCGCCTACGACGACATCAAGAAGGTGCTCGCCTACTCGACGGTGAGCCAGATCGGCTACATGATCCTCGCGGTCGGGCTCGGCCCGGCCGGCTACGCGCTGGGCATCTTCCACCTGCTCACCCACGGCTTCTTCAAGGCGGGGCTCTTCCTCGGCGCAGGCTCGGTGATGCACGCGATGCACGACGACGTCGACATGCGCCGCTACGGCGGGCTCGCCCGCTACATGCCGATCACGTTCGTGACGTTCGGGCTGGGCTACCTGGCGCTGATCGGCTTCCCGTTCCTGTCCGGGTACTTCTCGAAGGACGAGATCATCGCCGCGTCCTTCGGCCAGCCCGGATGGCAGGGCTGGGTGTTCGGCGGCGCGGCCACGCTCGCGGCCGGGCTCACCGCGTTCTACATGACGCGGCTGATGTTCATGACGTTCTTCGGCGAGAAGCGCTGGGAGAAGCTGAAGAGCGCCGACGGCCACGACTACCACCCGCACGAGTCGCCCGCCGTCATGACGCTCCCGATGATCGTGCTGGCGTTCGGCTCGGTCGGTGCGGGCTTCCTGCTCAACTACAACCACGTCCTGGTCGACTGGCTCGCCCCGTCGCTGGGTGAGCTGGAGGAGCCGCACGGCGGCGCGATCGCCCACGAGTACGTGCCGTTCCTGGTGGTCGGCTTCTCCGCGCTCGGCGTGCTGATCGCCTGGCTCACGGTGGGCCGCCGGCCGACGCCGGTGGAGCGGCCCGAGCCGGTGGCGCTGCCGGTGCGCGCGGCCCGCAAGGACCTGTACGCCAACGCGATCAACGAGGCGCTCATCGCGCGGCCGGGCACCTGGCTCGCGCGTGCGCTCGTCTACCTGGACAACCGCGGCGTCGACGGGGTGGTCAACGGCACCGCCGCCCTGCTCGGGGGCAGCTCGGGCCGGCTGCGCAGGCTGCAGACCGGCTTCGTCCGCTCGTACGCGCTCTCCATGCTCGGCGGCGGGGTCCTCGTCGTCGCGGCCCTGCTTGCGGTGCGGTTCGCATGA
- a CDS encoding NADH-quinone oxidoreductase subunit M, with protein MNDGGSVLLLILLVLPLVGALVVAPMTGNPRGAKLTAMGFALASLVLTVITWLSYSPSAVENGSRFQLELSVPWIPAFGTSFALGIDGIALVMLALIAVLMPIVMGFSWNQEIPEGRTESGFFALLLATQGLLVGVFAATDVFLFYVFFEAMLIPMYFLIGRFGGPRRQYAAVKFFLYSLLGGLIMLASVIGLYVVSGTALGEATFSWEELQSIAATVPESTQIWLFLGFFVAFAIKAPLVPFHTWLPDAGAEAPIGAGVLLVGVLDKVGTFGFLRYCLPLFPLASQRLAPLVLTLAVIGILYAALLAVAQTDLKRFVSYTSIAHFGFIALGVFAFSSQAFAGATLYMVNHGITTGMLFIVIGFLIVRGGSRLIGDYGGVHKLAPLLAGTFLLAGLASLALPGTNSFVSEFLVLLGSFPREPVYTILATVGIIFAALYVLWVYQQTMQGPVRGAAVLGALERAGGPGTMIAPEAAAKKGAFPDLSGREIAVLTPLIVLIIALGFFPGPVLDVINPSVVATMNEVGLSDPVGGIR; from the coding sequence ATGAACGACGGAGGAAGCGTGCTTCTCCTGATCCTGCTGGTGCTGCCGCTCGTCGGCGCGCTGGTCGTCGCGCCGATGACGGGCAACCCGCGCGGCGCCAAGCTCACCGCGATGGGCTTCGCGCTGGCGTCGCTGGTGCTCACGGTCATCACATGGCTGTCGTACTCGCCCTCGGCCGTGGAGAACGGCTCGCGGTTCCAGCTCGAGCTCTCCGTGCCGTGGATCCCGGCGTTCGGCACGAGCTTCGCCCTCGGCATCGACGGCATCGCGCTCGTGATGCTCGCGCTGATCGCGGTGCTCATGCCGATCGTGATGGGCTTCTCCTGGAACCAGGAGATCCCGGAGGGACGCACGGAGTCCGGCTTCTTCGCGCTGCTGCTGGCCACCCAGGGCCTGCTCGTCGGGGTGTTCGCCGCCACCGACGTGTTCCTGTTCTACGTGTTCTTCGAGGCCATGCTGATCCCGATGTACTTCCTCATCGGGCGCTTCGGCGGGCCGCGCAGGCAGTACGCCGCGGTGAAGTTCTTCCTGTACTCGCTGCTCGGCGGGCTGATCATGCTGGCGTCGGTGATCGGGCTGTACGTCGTGAGCGGCACGGCCCTCGGCGAGGCGACCTTCTCCTGGGAGGAACTCCAGTCGATCGCCGCCACGGTGCCGGAGTCCACGCAGATCTGGCTCTTCCTCGGCTTCTTCGTCGCGTTCGCGATCAAGGCGCCGCTGGTGCCCTTCCACACGTGGCTGCCCGACGCCGGTGCCGAGGCCCCGATCGGGGCCGGCGTGCTGCTCGTCGGCGTGCTGGACAAGGTCGGCACGTTCGGGTTCCTGCGCTACTGCCTGCCGCTGTTCCCGCTCGCGTCCCAGCGGCTCGCCCCGCTCGTGCTCACGCTCGCGGTGATCGGGATCCTGTACGCCGCGCTGCTCGCCGTGGCGCAGACCGACCTGAAGCGGTTCGTGTCCTACACCTCGATCGCCCACTTCGGGTTCATCGCGCTGGGCGTCTTCGCCTTCTCCAGCCAGGCGTTCGCCGGGGCCACGCTGTATATGGTCAACCACGGCATCACGACCGGGATGCTGTTCATCGTGATCGGCTTCCTCATCGTGCGCGGTGGGTCCCGCCTGATCGGCGACTACGGCGGCGTGCACAAGCTCGCGCCGCTGCTCGCGGGCACGTTCCTGCTCGCGGGGCTCGCGTCGCTGGCGCTGCCGGGCACCAACTCGTTCGTCAGCGAGTTCCTGGTGCTGCTCGGCTCGTTCCCGCGGGAGCCGGTCTACACGATCCTGGCCACCGTCGGGATCATCTTCGCGGCGCTGTACGTGCTCTGGGTCTACCAGCAGACCATGCAGGGCCCGGTGCGCGGCGCCGCGGTGCTCGGCGCGCTGGAGCGGGCAGGCGGACCCGGCACGATGATCGCCCCGGAGGCCGCGGCGAAGAAGGGTGCCTTCCCCGACCTGTCCGGCCGGGAGATCGCCGTGCTCACGCCCCTGATCGTGTTGATCATCGCGCTCGGCTTCTTCCCGGGCCCGGTGCTCGACGTCATCAACCCGTCGGTGGTGGCCACCATGAACGAGGTGGGCCTCTCCGACCCGGTGGGAGGAATTCGGTGA
- the nuoN gene encoding NADH-quinone oxidoreductase subunit NuoN, producing MTPLAQGSLSVPPIDYAAIAPLLIVLGAACVAVLVEAFLPRHQRWPAQVALSVVALGGAGLALGLYTGSSPDGITTIADALAVDRPTLFLWGALLALGLASVLLIADRSVEPGGAILASAASRAAIGGGTSSLTEPPQDRSYGAPGLAPTMQTEVFPFTLFALGGMMTFVAANDLLTMFVALEVLSLPLYLMCGLARRRRLLSQEAAVKYFLLGAFASAFFLYGLALIYGYAGSVRFTEIAQASVGSAASDALLLGGLALLVVGLMFKGSVGPFHTWTPDVYQGAPTPVTAFMAACTKVAAFGAIVRVLHVAFGDMRWEWRGVLWAVAIVSMAIGAVLGLTQTDIKRMIAYSSVAHAGFLLLGAMAVTDAGVSSTLFYLLAYGFTTIAVFGVISLVRDADGEATHLSQWAGLAKRSPVVAGVMTFLLLALAGIPLTSGFTAKFAVFAAALGDGMAPLVVIALVASAVAAFFYIRVIVLMYFSEPAADGPTVTVPGAFTTAAITLGVIVTLLLGIAPTLALNWAAGGGFVG from the coding sequence GTGACCCCGCTCGCCCAGGGCTCGCTCAGCGTGCCCCCCATCGACTACGCCGCGATCGCGCCACTGCTGATCGTGCTCGGCGCGGCCTGCGTGGCCGTGCTCGTCGAGGCGTTCCTGCCGCGGCACCAGCGCTGGCCCGCGCAGGTGGCCCTCTCCGTCGTCGCGCTCGGCGGTGCCGGGCTCGCGCTCGGCCTGTACACGGGCAGCAGCCCGGACGGCATCACCACGATCGCCGACGCGCTCGCCGTGGACCGGCCCACGCTGTTCCTGTGGGGCGCGCTGCTGGCGCTCGGGCTGGCGAGCGTGCTGCTGATCGCCGACCGCTCCGTGGAGCCGGGCGGGGCCATCCTCGCGTCGGCCGCGTCGCGTGCTGCCATCGGCGGCGGCACGAGCTCGCTCACCGAGCCCCCGCAGGACCGCTCCTACGGCGCGCCAGGGCTCGCGCCCACCATGCAGACCGAGGTCTTCCCGTTCACGCTCTTCGCGCTCGGCGGGATGATGACGTTCGTCGCGGCGAACGACCTGCTCACGATGTTCGTGGCGCTCGAGGTGCTGTCGCTGCCGCTCTACCTGATGTGCGGGCTCGCCCGGCGGCGCAGGCTGCTCTCGCAGGAGGCGGCCGTCAAGTACTTCCTGCTGGGGGCGTTCGCGTCGGCGTTCTTCCTCTACGGGCTCGCGCTGATCTACGGGTACGCCGGGTCGGTGCGGTTCACCGAGATCGCGCAGGCCTCCGTCGGCTCCGCGGCGTCCGACGCGCTGCTGCTCGGCGGGCTCGCGCTGCTGGTCGTCGGCCTGATGTTCAAGGGCTCGGTCGGGCCGTTCCACACGTGGACGCCCGACGTCTACCAGGGCGCCCCCACACCGGTCACCGCGTTCATGGCGGCCTGCACCAAGGTCGCCGCCTTCGGGGCGATCGTGCGGGTGCTGCACGTCGCGTTCGGTGACATGCGCTGGGAGTGGCGCGGCGTGCTGTGGGCCGTGGCGATCGTCTCGATGGCGATCGGCGCGGTGCTCGGCCTGACCCAGACCGACATCAAGCGCATGATCGCCTACTCGTCCGTGGCCCACGCGGGCTTCCTGCTGCTGGGTGCCATGGCCGTCACGGACGCGGGCGTCTCGAGCACGCTGTTCTACCTGCTGGCCTACGGCTTCACCACCATCGCGGTGTTCGGCGTGATCAGCCTGGTCCGCGACGCCGACGGTGAGGCCACCCACCTCTCGCAGTGGGCCGGCCTGGCGAAGCGCTCACCGGTCGTCGCGGGCGTGATGACGTTCCTGCTGCTCGCGCTCGCAGGCATCCCGCTCACGAGCGGGTTCACCGCCAAGTTCGCGGTGTTCGCCGCTGCGCTCGGGGACGGGATGGCGCCGCTCGTGGTGATCGCGCTGGTGGCGAGCGCCGTGGCCGCCTTCTTCTACATCCGCGTGATCGTGCTGATGTACTTCAGCGAGCCCGCCGCCGACGGACCGACCGTCACCGTGCCCGGTGCGTTCACCACGGCGGCGATCACGCTCGGTGTGATCGTCACGCTACTGCTCGGGATCGCGCCGACGCTGGCGCTCAACTGGGCAGCGGGCGGCGGCTTCGTCGGCTGA
- a CDS encoding polyprenyl synthetase family protein, whose amino-acid sequence MNANAIAGVELADPGLAAATAEGLSRVEELLHREVHSDYQFVTETSLHLIDAGGKRFRPLFTLLAAQIGPRPDDEDVFTAAAVVELIHLATLYHDDVMDSATMRRGAESANSRWDNTVAILTGDFLFAHASRLVADLGPAAVRIIAETFAELVTGQMRETRGPRPGEDPVEHYLAVIAEKTGSLIATSGRYGGMFSGCAPEQVEALRRFGATIGTAFQISDDVIDIASPSDSSGKTPGTDLREGIHTLPMLYALQDSGPDVDRLGVLLSRPIADDAEVDEALELLRTGRGLARARDVLADQAAAARTELGKLPACPATEALASLTTYVVDRTA is encoded by the coding sequence GTGAACGCGAACGCGATTGCGGGCGTCGAGCTCGCAGACCCGGGGCTCGCCGCTGCCACGGCGGAGGGCCTCTCCCGCGTGGAGGAGCTGCTGCATCGGGAGGTGCACAGCGACTACCAGTTCGTCACCGAGACGTCGTTGCACCTCATCGACGCGGGTGGCAAGCGGTTCCGCCCGCTCTTCACGCTGCTCGCCGCGCAGATCGGTCCCCGGCCCGACGACGAGGACGTGTTCACGGCCGCCGCGGTGGTCGAGCTGATCCACCTCGCCACGCTGTACCACGACGACGTCATGGACTCGGCCACGATGCGGCGCGGGGCCGAGAGCGCCAACTCCCGGTGGGACAACACCGTGGCGATCCTCACCGGCGACTTCCTCTTCGCCCACGCGTCGCGCCTCGTGGCCGACCTGGGCCCGGCCGCGGTGCGGATCATCGCGGAGACCTTCGCCGAGCTCGTCACCGGTCAGATGCGCGAGACCCGCGGCCCACGGCCAGGCGAGGACCCCGTGGAGCACTACCTCGCCGTCATCGCGGAGAAGACGGGTTCCCTGATCGCCACCTCCGGCCGGTACGGCGGCATGTTCTCCGGATGCGCGCCCGAGCAGGTGGAGGCGCTGCGTCGGTTCGGCGCCACCATCGGCACCGCCTTCCAGATCTCCGACGACGTCATCGACATCGCCTCGCCGTCCGACAGCTCCGGGAAGACGCCCGGCACCGACCTGCGCGAGGGCATCCACACCCTGCCGATGCTCTACGCCCTGCAGGACAGCGGTCCGGACGTCGACCGCCTCGGTGTGCTGCTGTCGCGCCCCATCGCCGACGACGCCGAGGTGGACGAGGCGCTGGAGCTGCTGCGCACCGGCCGCGGCCTGGCCCGCGCCCGCGACGTGCTGGCCGACCAGGCGGCGGCAGCCCGCACGGAGCTCGGCAAGCTCCCGGCGTGCCCGGCAACGGAAGCACTGGCCTCCCTCACGACCTACGTGGTGGACCGGACGGCCTGA
- a CDS encoding OmpA family protein, giving the protein MAHARAWWLVALLAVPAVLAGLALPWAGPPSSAAPLAMPATAPSTTSPTAAAPVVVTDPAPAEPPDPTAADLAQVLAAHPIRFTADSAALTGPAADTARRVGELLAAGPAVPVLVEGHVADTPGGPDAVQRLSDQRAAVVAEALVAAGVPAERITARGAGAIRPLATVEESRRVEITVG; this is encoded by the coding sequence GTGGCGCATGCCCGTGCATGGTGGCTGGTGGCGCTGCTCGCGGTGCCCGCCGTGCTCGCGGGTCTCGCGCTCCCGTGGGCGGGTCCGCCGTCGTCGGCCGCGCCGCTCGCGATGCCGGCGACGGCGCCGTCCACCACGTCTCCGACCGCTGCCGCGCCGGTCGTCGTCACGGATCCGGCGCCCGCCGAGCCGCCGGATCCGACGGCCGCCGACCTGGCACAGGTGCTGGCCGCGCATCCGATCCGCTTCACCGCCGACTCGGCCGCACTCACGGGGCCTGCGGCCGACACGGCCCGGCGGGTAGGGGAGCTGCTCGCGGCGGGTCCGGCCGTGCCGGTGCTGGTGGAGGGCCACGTGGCAGACACCCCCGGCGGCCCGGACGCCGTCCAGCGGCTCTCCGACCAGCGGGCCGCGGTGGTGGCTGAGGCACTGGTGGCGGCCGGAGTCCCGGCCGAGCGGATCACCGCCAGAGGTGCCGGTGCGATCCGGCCGCTCGCCACGGTGGAGGAGAGCAGACGGGTCGAGATCACGGTCGGATAG
- a CDS encoding dihydrofolate reductase family protein — protein sequence MKLTTFTNVSVDGVTQGHRRIDAETRRGAGAPDEDGSSGFERFGWAPPLLDDRASTFISQAFQRADAFLFGRRTYEIFAGSWGTGMDPGNPVGEALNTRPKYVASTTLTDLRWANTTVLSGDVAGATGELRAQPGGDLQVWGSGTLIRWLLDQRLVDEIVLLTYPVVVGQGTRLFPATGPDIGLELVDLQSTPKGLTIHTYRTTGRPQYETAMT from the coding sequence ATGAAGCTGACGACCTTCACGAATGTCTCCGTCGATGGGGTGACGCAAGGACATCGACGGATCGATGCAGAGACCCGGCGCGGAGCCGGCGCGCCGGACGAGGACGGCAGCAGCGGATTCGAGCGCTTCGGATGGGCCCCGCCGCTGCTCGACGACAGGGCCTCGACGTTCATCAGCCAGGCCTTCCAGCGCGCCGACGCGTTCCTGTTCGGCCGGCGGACCTACGAGATCTTCGCCGGCTCATGGGGAACAGGCATGGATCCGGGAAACCCCGTCGGAGAGGCGTTGAACACGCGCCCCAAGTACGTCGCCTCGACCACGCTCACCGACCTGCGATGGGCGAACACGACCGTCCTGTCCGGTGACGTCGCGGGCGCCACCGGCGAGCTGAGGGCCCAGCCGGGGGGCGACCTGCAGGTGTGGGGCAGTGGCACTCTGATCCGCTGGCTGCTCGACCAGCGACTGGTCGACGAGATCGTGCTGCTCACCTATCCCGTGGTCGTCGGCCAGGGCACGCGGCTCTTCCCCGCCACCGGCCCGGACATCGGACTCGAGCTGGTCGACCTGCAGTCCACCCCGAAGGGGCTGACGATCCACACCTACCGCACCACTGGGCGCCCGCAGTACGAGACGGCCATGACGTGA
- a CDS encoding 2-oxoacid:ferredoxin oxidoreductase subunit beta: protein MTAIDLGLPSPGGLDGVPTTDQKQTAKDYTSDQEVRWCPGCGDYAVLAAVRQFLPTLGIKRENTVFVSGIGCSSRFPYYLNTYGMHSIHGRAPAIATGLATSRPDLSVWVVTGDGDALSIGGNHLIHALRRNVNLKILLFNNRIYGLTKGQYSPTSEEGKVTKSTPMGSIDHPFNPISLALGAEATFIGRALDSDRKGLTEVLGAAAAHRGSALVEIFQDCPIFNDGSFDVLRKGEEAEERVIPVRHGEPIRFGPAADDGLGSYAVVREGFGLTVAKMNEVDADQVVVHDAGDVNLAFALSRLSDQDLNHTVTGIFRNADRTTYDDAVRAQVAKATEKGTRDLQALLNGRDTWTIAG from the coding sequence ATGACTGCGATCGACCTCGGGCTCCCCTCCCCGGGTGGGCTCGACGGGGTTCCGACCACCGACCAGAAGCAGACCGCCAAGGACTACACCTCCGACCAGGAGGTGCGCTGGTGCCCGGGCTGCGGCGACTACGCGGTGCTCGCCGCCGTGCGCCAGTTCCTGCCGACGCTGGGCATCAAGCGCGAGAACACGGTGTTCGTGTCGGGCATCGGCTGCAGCTCGCGGTTCCCGTACTACCTCAACACCTACGGGATGCACTCGATCCACGGCCGCGCCCCCGCCATCGCCACCGGCCTCGCCACGTCGCGCCCCGACCTGTCGGTCTGGGTCGTCACCGGTGACGGCGACGCGCTCTCCATCGGCGGCAACCACCTGATCCACGCCCTGCGCCGCAACGTCAACCTCAAGATCCTGCTGTTCAACAACCGGATCTACGGTCTGACCAAGGGCCAGTACTCGCCCACCAGCGAGGAAGGCAAGGTCACCAAGTCCACGCCGATGGGCTCGATCGACCACCCGTTCAACCCGATCTCGCTGGCGCTCGGCGCCGAGGCCACCTTCATCGGGCGCGCCCTCGACTCCGACCGCAAGGGCCTCACCGAGGTGCTCGGCGCGGCCGCCGCCCACCGCGGCAGCGCACTCGTCGAGATCTTCCAGGACTGCCCGATCTTCAACGACGGCAGCTTCGACGTGCTGCGCAAGGGCGAGGAGGCCGAGGAGCGGGTGATCCCGGTGCGCCACGGCGAGCCCATCCGCTTCGGCCCGGCGGCCGACGACGGGCTGGGCAGCTACGCCGTCGTGCGCGAGGGCTTCGGGCTCACCGTCGCCAAGATGAACGAGGTGGACGCCGACCAGGTCGTCGTGCACGACGCAGGGGACGTCAACCTGGCGTTCGCCCTGTCGCGCCTGTCCGACCAGGACCTCAACCACACCGTCACCGGCATCTTCCGCAACGCCGACCGCACCACGTACGACGACGCGGTCCGCGCGCAGGTGGCCAAGGCCACGGAGAAGGGGACCCGCGATCTGCAGGCCCTGCTCAACGGCCGCGACACCTGGACGATCGCCGGCTGA